In Sus scrofa isolate TJ Tabasco breed Duroc chromosome 12, Sscrofa11.1, whole genome shotgun sequence, the DNA window AAGCCCCAGGCGGGCAGGGGCAGAGAGGAAGCCAGTCTCTGCCGCTCACCTCCGCTCTCTCCGTGGGCCAGGTGTGGGGGGACCACAACCTGCCGCCTCTCTCCCACACACATGCCCTGCAGGCCCGTGTCCAGGCCTTCGATCACCTTGTGAGCCCCCAGAGTTGCCTCCTGAGGGGCCCCGTAGTCATGGCTGGAGGGAGAGCAGATTCCCAGGTCAGTGGCCACCCTTGTCCCCCTGCCAGTTCACTTCCCATCGTCCCCAGCCAGCCCAGTTCCCAAGTCATTTCTGGAGCAGCCCCACAGGGCAGGTGCAGGGGCCCATCGGTTCAGAGATAGGACCCCCTTCTCATCTTGCCGCCGCCCTGAACTTCGGCCCCGGGCTCATCTCTTGCTGCTCCACTTTCCCTCCATAGAATGGAGCTAGCAGCTCCCCCCACCACTCGCTTCACCCTCCCTTTGTCTGCGGAGTTTCAGCTCCTTGTGCTCCCTCCTCCCGCGTAGGTGGGAACGTGGGAGGGAAGCCAGAGTGTGGGTGCTGCCAGGAGGACTCCCCATGCCTGggcccacccacctgcccagccctggccctgccccagacCCACGAGGAGAAGAGCCTGGTGCCATCCAGCAGAGAGCAGTTGTAGTGGTAGCGAACAAAGTCCCCGAGCTTGGCCGTCTCGTTGCAGGGCTCCGGGGGCCGGAACAGTGTCTTGATTTCCACGGGATCCGCAGGGTTGTGGAAGTCGATGACGTGGACATCGAAGATCAGCACAGCGGAGCCAGGGATCTTTTCTCCTGGGGCCAGAATGGGGTTGTGGATCAGCTGGGGTCTAGGAGCGGCTGCTTTAGGTCCCCACAGCAGCCCCTAGACCTTCCCTGTCCTGGGGTCTTCAATAAGGATAGGATGTTTGTCCACagagtcaacttttttttttaagtgccgcactcatggcatatggaagtttccaggctaggggtcgaattggagctgcagctgctggtctatgccacaggcacagccacgcaggatccgagccatgtctgcaacgtacaccacagctcacggcaatgccagatccttaacccactgagcgaggccagggatcgaacctgcacggttcatggttccgagtcgggtttgtaacccactgagccacaacaggaactccctcaactctTCTAATAACCTCtggggggtgaggaggaagaggaagggaagggagggggagggcgtaCCAGTTGGAAAACCCTTTACGCATATATTGCAACCACTCAATAACGTACCCTCACTGACCAAAGTGAttggtcccattttacaggtgagcacACCGAGGCTTCCAGCGAAGCTGAGACACAAATCCAGGTCTCTACTTGCTAGGACTGTGCTGTTTTTGTTCTTCCATaaccaccctccctccccaagcTCAGGAGTTGCTGCCCTTCTCCAGTGTGGAACACGAGAAGCAGGGGACCATCCCAGGAGAAAAGGATGGAGTCCTTGTGGCAAGAGTTGGATGGGGGACCAGGGACCAGTTTTGGTGACGAGGGGGGCAGAGTAGTGGCTGGaatcccacccctcccacccgGGTCAGGGGGAAGGTCAGGAGCTGGGGTGTTGGCTTGAGGAACGGGGAACAAGCTTACCAGTCCCGTTCTCCCCGTAGGCGAGGTGGGGGGGGATGGTGATCCTCCGGCGCTCCCCCGCACACGAGCCCTGCAGCCCCTGGTCCATCCCGGGGATAATGTAACCCTGCCCCACGTAGGTATTGTAGGTGTGGTTGCGGGAGTAGCTGCGATATAAGGCGGGAGGCCAGCAAGGGCGTCACAGGGGCCCCGCCCTTCCAGGCAGCTGAGAGCCGCCCCCAGCTGCTGCCTCGGGTGAGCCCACACCCGACTCTTCCCTTCCAGCCTGGCTGTTCCCTTCCAGCCTCGCTTCtctgcccttcccccttccccagcccccgcAGTTCTTCTCAGGACGCCCCTGACCTGGAATCAAAGAGGGTGCCATCCATCAGGGAGCCGTTGTAGTGGTAACGCATGAAGTCCCCAGCCACGGCCCTCCGAACGCAGCCAGGTGGCAGCTCCAGCGTCTCCAGCTGGACAGTGTCCTTGGGGTTGTGGACGTCAATCAGTAGGACATGGAAGACGAGGGAGGCCTGCGGGGGGATCACAGTCCCTGGGGAAGGGATAGGCTTGAACCATACAAGTGGAGAGCAAAACAGGGCTCTCAGGGAGGCGTAAGTGAGCATCACGCAAAAAGGCGCCAACCCTGGTTTCCAGAGCGCTTTCCTGCTCATCAGCAGCCCCGGTTGGTTCTTCCCTTGCGAGACCTAAGCTGAGTTTTTCCCGGGAGCCACCACCAGCCCATACTGAGCCTTTGTGTGCATCAGGATAAAGCACCTCTTCTTAGGGAAGTCATCACCAAGGGCTAGATTTCGTCCCTACTTGCCTCCTTGGCTAGATGTCCTTGTGCAGTACACAACCTGAACAACTGTGTGCAGCCCACTTCCAGAGAATCCCCAGGTCCCTGCCTGCCCTCACCATAGCCTTTCTCGCCATAGGCCAGGAATGGAGGGATGAtgatcttccttctctctccaggaCACATGCCCAGCAGCCCCTGATCCATGCCCTTGATTAGCCAGCCAGAGCCCACGTAGGTATCATAAGTGCCGCCCCTGCTGTAGCTGCAGAGAATGAGGTAGAGTTGATAGGAGAGGTAGGGTGGCTCCCGGACCCCCCGCTGAGTGCCACCATTCCCAGAAACCCAAGGCTCCCTCCAGCCCTTACCTGGTGTCGAAGGCGGTGCCATCCAGCAGCGTGCCATTGTAGTGGTAGCGGACAAAGTCGCTGTCCTGGACCATGCGGGGGCAGTGAGGTGGGCGCAGCAAGGTGGTCACCTGCACAGTGTCCGCCTTGTTCCACACATCCAGCAGGACCACGTCGAAGTAGAGGGTGGCATCCGGGGGAATGAGCCCCGCTGAGTTAGGGGCAGGCCCCAGGAGTGGGGGGCA includes these proteins:
- the FKBP10 gene encoding FK506 binding protein 10, 65 kDa precursor (The RefSeq protein has 1 substitution compared to this genomic sequence), with translation MFRAGPPSHTLRRLPLLQLLLLAQALGRGLGRANPAGGPLEDVVIERYHIPRVCPREVQMGDFVRYHYNGTFEDGKKFDSSYDRHTLVAIVVGVGRLITGMDRGLMGMCVNERRRLIVPPHLGYGSIGVAGLIPPDATLYFDVVLLDVWNKADTVQVTTLLRPPHCPRMVQDSDFVRYHYNGTLLDGTAFDTSYSRGGTYDTYVGSGWLIKGMDQGLLGMCPGERRKIIIPPFLAYGEKGYGTVIPPQASLVFHVLLIDVHNPKDTVQLETLELPPGCVRRAVGGDFMRYHYNGSLMDGTLFDSSYSRNHTYNTYVGQGYIIPGMDQGLQGSCAGERRRITIPPHLAYGENGTGEKIPGSAVLIFDVHVIDFHNPADPVEIKTLFRPPEPCNETAKLGDFVRYHYNCSLLDGTRLFSSHDYGAPQEATLGAHKVIEGLDTGLQGMCVGERRQVVVPPHLAHGESGARGVPGSAVLLFEVELVSREDGLPTGYLFVWHEDPPANLFEDLDLNKDGEVSPEEFSTFIKAQVSEGKGRLLPGQDPEKTIGDMFQNQDRNQDGKITVEELKLKSDEDQERVHEEL